Part of the Pseudomonas sp. P8_241 genome is shown below.
AAAGCGTCTGGACGAATACCAGAAAGCCGCACTGGACAACAGCATCCTGCGTGGCCGGACCATCGGCGTCGCCGCCTACAACACCAAAGAGGCCCTGGAATGGGGCGTCACCGGTGCCGGCCTGCGTTCGACCGGTTGCGATTTCGACCTGCGTAAAGCGCGTCCGTACTCGGGCTACGAGAACTTCGAATTCGAAGTGCCGCTGGCCGCCAATGGCGATGCCTATGACCGTTGCATCGTGCGCGTCGAAGAAATGCGCCAGAGCATCAAGATCATCGACCAGTGCATGCGCAACATGCCGGAAGGCCCGTACAAGGCGGATCACCCGCTGACCACGCCGCCGCCGAAAGAGCGCACCCTGCAGCACATCGAAACCTTGATCACGCACTTCCTGCAAGTTTCGTGGGGCCCGGTCATGCCGGCCAACGAATCCTTCCAGATGATCGAAGCGACCAAGGGCATCAACAGTTATTACCTGACGAGCGATGGCGGCACCATGAGCTACCGCACCCGGATTCGTACCCCAAGCTTCCCGCACTTGCAGCAGATCCCTTCGGTGATCAAAGGCAGCATGGTCGCGGATTTGATTGCGTACCTGGGTAGTATCGATTTCGTTATGGCCGACGTGGACCGCTAAGCATGAACAGCACGCTTATCCAGACAGACCGTTTCACCTTGAGTGAAACCGAGCGCTCGGCCATCGAGCACGAGTTGCATCACTACGAAGACCCGCGCGCGGCGTCGATCGAAGCCCTGAAGATCGTCCAGAAGGAACGTGGCTGGGTGCCGGACGGCGCTCTGTACGCCATCGGCGAGATCCTCGGCATCCCGGCGAGCGACGTTGAAGGCGTGGCGACGTTCTACAGCCAGATCTTCCGTCAGCCAGTGGGCCGTCACATCATTCGCGTCTGCGACAGCATGGTCTGCTACATCGGCGGCCACGAGTCCGTGGTCAGCGAAATCCAGAGCAAGCTCGGCATCGGCCTGGGTCAAACCACCGCCGACGGTCGTTTCACCCTGCTGCCGGTCTGCTGCCTCGGCAACTGCGACAAGGCGCCGGCGTTGATGATCGACGACGACACGTTCGGTGATGTGCAGCCAGCAGGCGTTGCCAAATTGCTCGAGGGCTACGTATGACCCTGACTTCTTTCGGTCCGGCCAACCGCATCAAGCGTTCGGCCGAGACTCATCCGCTGACCTGGCGTCTGCGTGACGACGGCGAAGCCGTGTGGCTCGACGAGTACCAGGCCAAGAACGGTTATGCCGCTGCACGCAAGGCTTTCGCCGACATGGCTCAGGACGACATCGTCCAGACCGTGAAAGACGCAGGCCTCAAGGGCCGTGGCGGTGCAGGCTTCCCCACTGGCGTTAAGTGGGGCCTGATGCCCAAGGACGAATCCATCAACATCCGCTACCTGCTGTGCAACGCGGATGAAATGGAGCCGAACACCTGGAAAGACCGCATGCTGATGGAGCAACTGCCCCATCTGCTGATCGAAGGCATGCTGATCAGTGCTCGCGCGCTGAAAACCTACCGTGGCTACATCTTCCTGCGTGGCGAATACACCACCGCCGCCAAGCACCTGAACCGTGCCGTGGAAGAAGCCAAGGCGGCGGGCCTGCTGGGCAAGAACATTCTGGGCAGCGGCTTCGATTTCGAGCTGTTCGTCCACACCGGTGCCGGGCGTTACATCTGCGGTGAAGAAACCGCACTGATCAACTCCCTCGAAGGCCGCCGCGCCAACCCGCGCTCCAAGCCGCCCTTCCCTGCCGCCGTAGGCGTGTGGGGCAAGCCGACTTGCGTGAACAACGTTGAAACCCTGTGCAACGTGCCGGCGATCATTGCCGACGGCGTGGACTGGTACAAATCGTTGGCTCGTGAAGGCAGCGAAGACATGGGCACCAAGCTCATGGGCTTTTCCGGCAAGGTCAAGAACCCGGGCCTGTGGGAACTGCCGTTCGGCGTCACCGGTCGCGAGCTGTTCGAAGACTACGCCGGCGGCATGCGCGACGGTTACACGCTCAAGTGCTGGCAGCCTGGCGGCGCCGGTACCGGTTTCCTGTTGCCGGAACACCTGGACGCACAAATGTACGCCGGCGGCATCGCCAAAGTAGGCACCCGTATGGGTACCGGCCTGGCCATGGCGGTGGACGACAGCGTCAACATGGTGTCCCTGCTGCGCAACATGGAGCAGTTCTTCGCCCGCGAATCCTGTGGTTTCTGCACCCCGTGCCGCGATGGCTTGCCATGGAGCGTCAAGCTCCTGATGGCCATCGAGAACGGTGAAGGCCAGCCCGGCGACATCGAGACCCTGCTGGGTCTGGTCGGTTTCCTCGGCCCAGGCAAAACCTTCTGTGCTCACGCACCGGGCGCCGTGGAGCCGTTGGGCAGCGCAATCAAATACTTCCGTCCTGAGTTCGAAGCCGGTATCGCGCCTGTCAGCGCCGCCGTCCCGCCTCTGGCAAGGCCGATCGTAGTCGGCGCGTAAACGCTTAAAAAAGGCGAAGGGTCCGTGCCCTTCGCTTTTCGTGTGATGACGCCTTTAACGGCTGTGTTGATTCACGCGGATAACAAGATTCCATTAGCCACGCCCGCTGACACCGGGCCAACGAAGAACTTTGAACCATGGCCACTATCCACGTAGACGGCAAAGAGCTCGAAGTCGATGGGGCAGACAACCTGTTACAGGCATGTCTGTCGCTAGGCCTCGATATTCCTTATTTCTGCTGGCACCCTGCCCTAGGCAGCGTTGGCGCTTGCCGCCAGTGCGCGGTCAAGCAGTACACCGACGAGAACGACACCCGTGGTCGTATCGTGATGTCCTGCATGACGCCTGCCACCGACGGCACCTGGATCTCCATCGAAGATGAAGAATCCAAGGCCTTTCGCGCCAGTGTTGTTGAATGGTTGATGACCAACCACCCTCACGACTGCCCGGTCTGTGAAGAAGGCGGTCACTGCCACCTGCAAGACATGACGGTAATGACCGGCCACAACGAGCGCCGTTACCGCTTCACCAAGCGTACCCACCAGAACCAGCAACTGGGCCCGTTCATTTCCCACGAAATGAACCGCTGCATCGCTTGCTACCGCTGCGTGCGCTTCTATAAAGACTACGCTGGCGGCACCGACCTCGGTGTATTCGGCGCCCACGACAACGTGTACTTCGGTCGCGTTGAAGACGGCACCCTGGAAAGCGAGTTCTCCGGCAACCTCACCGAGGTCTGCCCGACCGGTGTGTTCACCGACAAGACTCACTCCGAGCGCTACAACCGCAAGTGGGACATGCAGTTCTCGCCGAGCATCTGCCATGGCTGCTCCAGCGGTTGCAACATCTCCCCGGGCGAACGTTACGGCGAACTGCGTCGCATCGAAAACCGTTTCAACGGTTCGGTGAACCAGTACTTCCTGTGCGACCGTGGCCGTTTCGGCTATGGCTACGTCAACCGCGAAGACCGCCCGCGTCAGCCATTGCTGGCCAACGGCGCCAAGCTGAGCCTCGACGAAGCGCTGGATAAAGCTGCCGACCTGCTGCGCGGTCGCAACATCGTCGGTATCGGTTCGCCTCGCGCCAGCCTCGAAAGCAACTACGCGTTGCGCGAGCTGGTCGGTGCCGAGCACTTCTACTCGGGTATCGAAGCGTCCGAACTGGAACGCATCCGTCTGGTCCTGCAGGTGCTCAAAGACAGCCCGCTGCCGGTACCGAACATGCGTGACATCGAAGACCACGACGCCGTGTTCGTCCTCGGTGAAGACCTGACTCAAACTGCTGCGCGCATGGCCCTGTCCCTGCGTCAATCGGTCAAAGGCAAAGCTGAAGACATGGCCGACGCCATGCGCGTTCAGCCTTGGCTCGACGCCGCGGTGAAGAACATCGGTCAGCACGCGCTGAACCCGCTGTTCATCGCCAGCCTGGCTGAAACCAAACTCGACGACATCGCCGAAGAGTGCGTTCACGCCGCTCCAGACGACCTGGCCCGCATCGGTTTCGCCGTGGCTCACGCCCTCGACGCCAGCGCACCGGCCGTTGAAGGCCTGGACGCCGAAGCCCTCGAACTGGCCAAGCGCATCGCCGACGCCCTGCTCGCGGCCAAGCGCCCACTGATCATCGCCGGCACTTCCCTGGGCTCCAAAGCCCTGATCGAAGCCGCCGCGAACATCGCCAAAGCGTTGAAGCTGCGCGAGAAGAACGGTTCCATCAGCCTGATCGTGCCGGAGGCCAACAGCCTCGGCCTGGCCATGCTCGGTGGTGAATCGGTCGACGCCGCGCTGCAAGCCGTGATCGACGGTAAAGCGGACGCCATCGTCGTGCTGGAAAACGATCTGTACACCCGTACCGACAAAACCAAGGTTGATGCCGCCCTGACCGCCGCGAAAGTGGTGATCGTTGCCGACCATCAGAAGACTGCCACCAGCGACCGCGCGCACCTGGTTCTGCCGGCCGCCAGCTTCGCCGAGGGCGACGGTACGCTGGTCAGCCAGGAAGGCCGCGCCCAGCGCTTCTTCCAGGTTTTCGATCCGAAGTACATGGATGCCAGCATCCTGGTTCACGAAGGCTGGCGCTGGCTGCATGCCCTGCGCGCCACCCTGCTGAACCAGCCGATTGACTGGACCCAGCTGGACCACGCCACCGCCGCCGTTGCTTCGAGCACGTCGATCCTCAATCGCATCGTCGATGCCGCACCGTCCGCCGCGTTCCGCATCAAGGGCATGAAACTGGCCCGCGAACCGCTGCGTTACTCCGGTCGTACCGCCATGCGCGCCGACATCAGCGTGCACGAACCGCGTACCCCGCAGGACAAGGACACCGCGTTTGCCTTCTCGATGGAAGGTTACTCGGGCTCGGCCGAACCGCGTCAGCAAGTGCCATTCGCCTGGTCTCCGGGCTGGAACTCGCCGCAAGCCTGGAACAAGTTCCAGGACGAAGTCGGTGGTCACATCCGCGCTGGCGACCCGGGCACCCGCCTGATCGAAAGCGCTGGTGATTCGCTGAACTGGTTCGCCAGTGTTCCGCGCGCGTTCAACCCTGCTCCAGGTACCTGGCAGGTTGTGCCGTTCTTCCACCTGTTCGGCAGCGAAGAGAACTCTTCCAAAGCCGCTCCGGTTCAGGAACGCATTCCGGCGGCTTATGTTGCACTGGCCAAGTCCGAAGCCGACCGTCTGGGCGTCAACGACGGTGCCATGCTGAGCCTGAACGTGGCCGGCCAGACCCTGCGTCTGCCGCTGCGCATCAACGAAGAGCTGGGCGCCGGTCTGGTCGCACTGCCTGCGGGCATCGCCGGCATTCCGCCAGCGATCTTTGGCAAATCCGTTGACGGTCTGCAGGAGGCAGCTCAATGACCTGGTTCACTCCTGAAGTGATCGACGTGATCATCGCGGTCCTCAAGGCCGTGGTGATTCTGCTCGCCGTGGTGGTGTGCGGTGCCCTGCTCAGCTGGGTCGAGCGTCGTCTGCTCGCCCTCTGGCAGGACCGTTACGGTCCGAACCGCGTGGGTCCGTTCGGCGCGTTCCAGATCGCCGCCGACATGATCAAGATGTTCTTCAAGGAAGACTGGACGCCTCCATTCGCCGACAAGATGATCTTCACCCTGGCACCGGTAGTCGCCATGAGCGCCCTGCTGATTGCCTTCGCGATCATCCCGATCACCCCGACCTGGGGCGTGGCGGACATCAACATCGGCATCCTGTTCTTCTTCGCCATGGCTGGCCTGTCGGTCTACGCGGTGCTGTTCGCCGGTTGGTCGAGCAACAACAAGTTTGCCCTGCTGGGCAGCTTGCGGGCCTCGGCACAAACCGTGTCGTACGAAGTGTTCATGGGCCTGTCGCTGATGGGCATCGTGATCCAGGTCGGCTCGTTCAACATGCGCGACATCGTTGAATACCAAGCGCAGAACCTGTGGTTCATCATTCCGCAGATCTTCGGTTTCCTGACCTTCTTCATCGCTGGCGTCGCCGTGACTCACCGTCACCCGTTCGACCAGCCGGAAGCGGAACAGGAACTGGCCGACGGTTACCACATTGAATACGCCGGCATGAAATGGGGCATGTTCTTCGTCGGCGAGTACATCGGTATCGTGCTGATTTCGGCGCTGCTGGTGACCTTGTTCTTCGGTGGCTGGCACGGTCCGTTCGGCATCCTGCCGCAGATCCCGTTCATCTGGTTCGCACTGAAAACCGCGTTCTTCATCATGATCTTCATTCTGTTGCGCGCCTCGATTCCGCGCCCACGGTATGACCAAGTGATGGATTTCAGCTGGAAGTTCTGCTTGCCGCTGACCCTCGTCAACATGCTGGTGACCGCTGCGATCGTGTTGCTCAACACGCCCGCCGTCGCGGCTCAGTGAGGATAGAGAATCATGAAGTACATATTTGACATCGTGCATGGCTTCTACACCCAGCTTCGCAGCCTGGTGATGATTTTCGGCCACGCCTTCCGCAAGCGCGACACGCTGCAGTACCCGGAAGAGGCGGTCTACCTGCCGCCGCGCTACCGTGGGCGTATCGTCCTGACCCGCGACCCTGACGGTGAAGAGCGTTGTGTAGCGTGCAACCTGTGCGCCGTGGCGTGCCCGGTCGGTTGCATCTCGCTGCAGAAAGCTGAAACCGAAGACGGTCGCTGGTACCCGGACTTCTTCCGCATCAACTTCTCGCGCTGCATCTTTTGCGGCCTCTGCGAGGAAGCCTGCCCGACCACCGCGATCCAGCTCACGCCGGATTTCGAAATGGCCGAGTTCAAACGTCAGGACCTGGTTTACGAGAAAGAAGATCTGCTGATCTCCGGCCCCGGCAAAAACCCTGATTACAACTTCTATCGTGTTGCAGGTATGGCGATTGCCGGGAAGCCCAAAGGCTCCGCGCAAAATGAAGCCGAACCGATCAACGTGAAGAGCTTGCTGCCTTAAGGAAGAAAGATGGAATTCGCTTTCTATTTCGCATCGGGTATCGCTGTGGTGTCCACGCTTCGCGTGATCACCAACACCAACCCTGTGCACGCCCTGCTCTACCTGATCATTTCGCTGATCGCCGTGGCCATGACGTTCTTTGCCCTCGGCGCACCGTTTGCCGGTGTCCTGGAAGTGATCGCCTACGCTGGCGCCATCATGGTGCTGTTCGTGTTCGTGGTGATGATGCTGAACCTTGGCCCGGCCTCGGTTCAGCAAGAGCGCGTCTGGCTCAAGCCCGGCATCTGGGGCGGGCCCGTCCTGCTCGCCGCGCTGCTGCTGGTAGAACTGCTGTATGTGCTGTTCTCCCACCAGACCGGTGAAGCCATCGGCCACACCACCGTAGACGCCAAGGCCGTGGGCATCAGCCTGTTCGGTCCTTACCTGCTGGTGGTCGAACTCGCCTCGATGCTGCTGCTCGCTGCAGCCGTCACGGCGTTCCACTTGGGCCGCAACGAAGCCAAGGAGCAATGACGATGCCTGCTATCCCTATGGAGCATGGTCTGGCGGTCGCCGGCATCCTGTTCTGCCTCGGTCTGGTCGGCCTGATGGTCCGCCGCAACATTTTGTTTGTGTTGATGAGTCTTGAAGTGATGATGAACGCCTCTGCACTCGCGTTCATCGTTGCCGGTAGCCGCTGGGCGCAGCCGGATGGACAGATCATGTTCATCCTGGTGATCAGCCTGGCAGCCGCCGAGGCCAGTATTGGCCTGGCGATCCTGCTGCAACTGTATCGCCGCTTCCACACGCTCGATATCGACGCTGCCAGTGAGATGCGCGGATGAACCTACTCTTTCTGACTTTCGTATTCCCTCTCATTGGTTTCCTGCTGCTGTCGTTCTCCCGTGGACGCATCTCGGAAAACCTGGCCGCACTGATCGGCGTGGGTTCCATCGGTCTGTCGGCGATCGTTACCGCCTACGTGATCTGGCAATTCAACGTCGCCCCGCCAGAA
Proteins encoded:
- the nuoE gene encoding NADH-quinone oxidoreductase subunit NuoE gives rise to the protein MNSTLIQTDRFTLSETERSAIEHELHHYEDPRAASIEALKIVQKERGWVPDGALYAIGEILGIPASDVEGVATFYSQIFRQPVGRHIIRVCDSMVCYIGGHESVVSEIQSKLGIGLGQTTADGRFTLLPVCCLGNCDKAPALMIDDDTFGDVQPAGVAKLLEGYV
- the nuoF gene encoding NADH-quinone oxidoreductase subunit NuoF — protein: MTLTSFGPANRIKRSAETHPLTWRLRDDGEAVWLDEYQAKNGYAAARKAFADMAQDDIVQTVKDAGLKGRGGAGFPTGVKWGLMPKDESINIRYLLCNADEMEPNTWKDRMLMEQLPHLLIEGMLISARALKTYRGYIFLRGEYTTAAKHLNRAVEEAKAAGLLGKNILGSGFDFELFVHTGAGRYICGEETALINSLEGRRANPRSKPPFPAAVGVWGKPTCVNNVETLCNVPAIIADGVDWYKSLAREGSEDMGTKLMGFSGKVKNPGLWELPFGVTGRELFEDYAGGMRDGYTLKCWQPGGAGTGFLLPEHLDAQMYAGGIAKVGTRMGTGLAMAVDDSVNMVSLLRNMEQFFARESCGFCTPCRDGLPWSVKLLMAIENGEGQPGDIETLLGLVGFLGPGKTFCAHAPGAVEPLGSAIKYFRPEFEAGIAPVSAAVPPLARPIVVGA
- the nuoG gene encoding NADH-quinone oxidoreductase subunit NuoG — protein: MATIHVDGKELEVDGADNLLQACLSLGLDIPYFCWHPALGSVGACRQCAVKQYTDENDTRGRIVMSCMTPATDGTWISIEDEESKAFRASVVEWLMTNHPHDCPVCEEGGHCHLQDMTVMTGHNERRYRFTKRTHQNQQLGPFISHEMNRCIACYRCVRFYKDYAGGTDLGVFGAHDNVYFGRVEDGTLESEFSGNLTEVCPTGVFTDKTHSERYNRKWDMQFSPSICHGCSSGCNISPGERYGELRRIENRFNGSVNQYFLCDRGRFGYGYVNREDRPRQPLLANGAKLSLDEALDKAADLLRGRNIVGIGSPRASLESNYALRELVGAEHFYSGIEASELERIRLVLQVLKDSPLPVPNMRDIEDHDAVFVLGEDLTQTAARMALSLRQSVKGKAEDMADAMRVQPWLDAAVKNIGQHALNPLFIASLAETKLDDIAEECVHAAPDDLARIGFAVAHALDASAPAVEGLDAEALELAKRIADALLAAKRPLIIAGTSLGSKALIEAAANIAKALKLREKNGSISLIVPEANSLGLAMLGGESVDAALQAVIDGKADAIVVLENDLYTRTDKTKVDAALTAAKVVIVADHQKTATSDRAHLVLPAASFAEGDGTLVSQEGRAQRFFQVFDPKYMDASILVHEGWRWLHALRATLLNQPIDWTQLDHATAAVASSTSILNRIVDAAPSAAFRIKGMKLAREPLRYSGRTAMRADISVHEPRTPQDKDTAFAFSMEGYSGSAEPRQQVPFAWSPGWNSPQAWNKFQDEVGGHIRAGDPGTRLIESAGDSLNWFASVPRAFNPAPGTWQVVPFFHLFGSEENSSKAAPVQERIPAAYVALAKSEADRLGVNDGAMLSLNVAGQTLRLPLRINEELGAGLVALPAGIAGIPPAIFGKSVDGLQEAAQ
- the nuoH gene encoding NADH-quinone oxidoreductase subunit NuoH, with translation MTWFTPEVIDVIIAVLKAVVILLAVVVCGALLSWVERRLLALWQDRYGPNRVGPFGAFQIAADMIKMFFKEDWTPPFADKMIFTLAPVVAMSALLIAFAIIPITPTWGVADINIGILFFFAMAGLSVYAVLFAGWSSNNKFALLGSLRASAQTVSYEVFMGLSLMGIVIQVGSFNMRDIVEYQAQNLWFIIPQIFGFLTFFIAGVAVTHRHPFDQPEAEQELADGYHIEYAGMKWGMFFVGEYIGIVLISALLVTLFFGGWHGPFGILPQIPFIWFALKTAFFIMIFILLRASIPRPRYDQVMDFSWKFCLPLTLVNMLVTAAIVLLNTPAVAAQ
- the nuoI gene encoding NADH-quinone oxidoreductase subunit NuoI codes for the protein MKYIFDIVHGFYTQLRSLVMIFGHAFRKRDTLQYPEEAVYLPPRYRGRIVLTRDPDGEERCVACNLCAVACPVGCISLQKAETEDGRWYPDFFRINFSRCIFCGLCEEACPTTAIQLTPDFEMAEFKRQDLVYEKEDLLISGPGKNPDYNFYRVAGMAIAGKPKGSAQNEAEPINVKSLLP
- the nuoJ gene encoding NADH-quinone oxidoreductase subunit J, producing MEFAFYFASGIAVVSTLRVITNTNPVHALLYLIISLIAVAMTFFALGAPFAGVLEVIAYAGAIMVLFVFVVMMLNLGPASVQQERVWLKPGIWGGPVLLAALLLVELLYVLFSHQTGEAIGHTTVDAKAVGISLFGPYLLVVELASMLLLAAAVTAFHLGRNEAKEQ
- the nuoK gene encoding NADH-quinone oxidoreductase subunit NuoK, which translates into the protein MPAIPMEHGLAVAGILFCLGLVGLMVRRNILFVLMSLEVMMNASALAFIVAGSRWAQPDGQIMFILVISLAAAEASIGLAILLQLYRRFHTLDIDAASEMRG